A single window of Paenibacillus sp. FSL H8-0537 DNA harbors:
- the uvrA gene encoding excinuclease ABC subunit UvrA, which translates to MGSDKIVVKGARAHNLKNIDVTIPRDKFVVLTGLSGSGKSSLAFDTIYAEGQRRYVESLSAYARQFLGQMEKPDVDSIEGLSPAISIDQKTTSRNPRSTVGTVTEIYDYLRLLYARIGKPHCPEHGIEITSQTVGQMVDRIMEYPEKTKLQILAPLVSGRKGEHTKLFADIQKQGFVRVRVNGELRELSEKIELEKNKKHSIEVVVDRIVVKADVHSRLADSIETALKLADGRVLVDVMEKEELLFSSNLACPVCGFSVEELAPRMFSFNSPFGACPDCDGLGAKMIVDPDLLVPDMSKSIKEAAFLAWAGSTSNYYPQFLSSVCEHYSIPQDVPVSELSDEQMNKLLYGTGGERVRFLYENDFGHRKEAYVPFEGIVNNLERRYRETASDSMREHIEAYMSAKPCGGCKGQRLRKETLAVTIASQNIAHVTSLSIGDSQRFFEGLVLTEREQTIANLILKEINSRLGFLVNVGLEYLAMNRAAGTLSGGEAQRIRLATQIGSSLMGVLYILDEPSIGLHQRDNDRLIETLVHMRDIGNTLIVVEHDEDTMLAADYIIDIGPGAGIHGGTVIAEGTPAEIMHNENSLTGQYLSGRKFIEVPLERRAAGDKWLEVRGAKENNLRGVNVKIPLGIFTAVTGVSGSGKSTFVNEIVYKTLARDLNRARTRPGQYKEMRGIEHLEKVIDIDQSPIGRTPRSNPATYTGMFDDVRDLYASTNESKVRGYKKGRFSFNVKGGRCEACRGDGIIKIEMHFLPDVYVPCEICKGKRYNRETLEVKYKGKSISDVLEMTIEDGCKFFENIPKIQRKLQTLLDVGLGYMCLGQPATTLSGGEAQRVKLASELYRRSTGKTLYILDEPTTGLHADDIDRLLMVLHRLVDSGESVLVIEHNLDVIKTADYLIDLGPEGGSGGGLIVATGTPEEVAKVDKSYTGKYLKPIMERDRERTIQRRETQASVAAASN; encoded by the coding sequence TTGGGAAGCGACAAAATTGTAGTAAAAGGCGCTCGTGCACACAATTTGAAAAATATTGATGTCACCATTCCGCGCGACAAGTTTGTTGTATTGACGGGTTTGAGCGGCTCAGGCAAATCGTCCCTCGCATTTGATACCATTTACGCCGAAGGACAGCGCCGTTATGTGGAGTCTTTATCTGCCTACGCAAGACAGTTTCTCGGCCAAATGGAGAAGCCAGATGTAGATTCTATCGAAGGATTGTCTCCGGCGATATCAATTGACCAGAAGACGACGAGCCGTAATCCGCGCTCCACTGTAGGTACAGTAACGGAAATTTACGACTACCTTCGCTTGTTATACGCACGAATCGGCAAGCCGCATTGTCCGGAGCATGGGATTGAAATTACTTCGCAGACCGTAGGACAAATGGTTGATCGTATTATGGAATATCCTGAGAAGACGAAGCTGCAAATTTTGGCTCCGCTCGTATCCGGCCGCAAGGGCGAGCATACGAAGCTGTTTGCCGACATTCAGAAGCAGGGTTTTGTCCGCGTTCGCGTAAATGGCGAGCTGCGCGAGCTCAGTGAGAAGATCGAACTGGAGAAAAATAAAAAACATAGCATTGAGGTCGTTGTTGACCGTATCGTTGTGAAGGCAGACGTGCACAGCCGCTTAGCTGATTCGATAGAGACGGCGCTTAAATTGGCCGATGGCCGAGTGCTCGTTGACGTAATGGAGAAGGAAGAGCTGTTGTTCAGCTCAAACCTGGCTTGTCCAGTATGCGGCTTTAGCGTAGAGGAGCTCGCGCCGCGGATGTTTTCGTTCAACAGCCCGTTCGGTGCTTGTCCGGATTGCGATGGACTAGGCGCGAAGATGATTGTCGATCCGGATCTGCTCGTTCCCGATATGAGCAAATCTATTAAAGAAGCTGCTTTTCTTGCTTGGGCTGGAAGCACGTCCAATTATTATCCGCAGTTTTTAAGCTCGGTTTGTGAGCATTATAGCATTCCACAGGATGTGCCGGTTTCTGAGCTCAGCGACGAGCAAATGAATAAGCTGCTTTATGGTACCGGTGGAGAACGTGTTCGCTTCCTATATGAAAATGACTTTGGCCATCGTAAAGAGGCTTATGTACCGTTTGAAGGTATAGTCAATAATCTGGAGCGGCGCTACCGCGAGACAGCGTCCGATTCCATGCGGGAACACATCGAAGCTTATATGAGTGCCAAGCCTTGTGGCGGCTGTAAAGGCCAGCGGCTGCGCAAGGAAACACTTGCTGTAACGATTGCCTCCCAGAACATCGCTCATGTCACTTCACTTTCTATTGGTGATTCGCAGCGCTTCTTCGAAGGACTGGTATTAACGGAGAGGGAACAAACGATTGCCAATCTGATTTTGAAGGAAATCAACAGTCGGCTAGGCTTCCTTGTCAATGTCGGGCTGGAATATTTGGCGATGAACCGGGCGGCTGGAACGCTGTCCGGCGGTGAGGCGCAGCGGATTCGATTGGCAACACAAATTGGTTCGAGCCTGATGGGCGTTCTTTATATTTTGGATGAGCCGAGCATCGGACTTCATCAGCGGGACAATGATCGATTGATTGAGACGCTTGTGCATATGCGGGACATCGGCAATACGCTTATTGTTGTAGAGCATGATGAGGATACGATGCTGGCTGCTGACTATATTATCGACATTGGCCCTGGTGCGGGCATTCATGGCGGTACCGTTATCGCGGAAGGAACACCGGCGGAAATCATGCACAATGAAAATTCGTTGACGGGCCAATATTTGAGCGGGCGCAAGTTTATTGAGGTGCCGCTGGAGCGTCGTGCGGCGGGAGACAAATGGCTGGAGGTTCGCGGTGCGAAGGAAAACAATTTGCGCGGTGTCAATGTAAAGATTCCGCTTGGCATTTTTACGGCGGTTACTGGCGTATCTGGTTCGGGCAAATCAACCTTCGTCAACGAAATCGTCTATAAGACGCTGGCGCGTGATTTGAACCGAGCGAGAACACGGCCTGGACAATATAAGGAAATGCGCGGCATCGAGCATTTGGAGAAGGTTATTGATATTGACCAATCGCCAATTGGCAGAACGCCACGCTCGAATCCCGCTACGTATACGGGCATGTTTGACGATGTGCGCGATCTTTACGCTTCGACGAATGAATCCAAGGTTCGGGGCTATAAGAAGGGCAGATTCAGCTTTAATGTGAAGGGCGGCCGCTGCGAGGCTTGCCGTGGAGACGGCATTATCAAGATTGAAATGCATTTCCTGCCTGACGTGTATGTCCCTTGCGAAATTTGCAAAGGCAAGCGTTACAATCGCGAAACGCTGGAAGTGAAATATAAAGGCAAGAGCATTTCCGATGTGCTGGAAATGACAATTGAGGATGGCTGCAAGTTTTTCGAAAATATCCCGAAAATCCAGCGCAAATTGCAGACGCTGCTTGATGTAGGCTTAGGTTATATGTGCCTGGGACAACCTGCAACGACATTGTCTGGAGGCGAAGCACAGCGTGTTAAGCTGGCTTCCGAGCTGTATCGCCGGAGTACGGGGAAAACGTTGTACATTTTGGATGAACCTACGACAGGCTTGCATGCCGATGATATTGACCGTCTGTTGATGGTTTTGCATCGCCTTGTTGATTCGGGTGAATCGGTGCTTGTCATTGAGCATAATCTCGATGTCATTAAGACAGCCGATTATTTGATCGATTTGGGACCGGAAGGCGGAAGCGGTGGCGGCTTAATCGTTGCGACGGGAACGCCGGAGGAAGTGGCGAAGGTAGACAAGTCCTATACAGGGAAATACCTGAAGCCGATTATGGAGCGTGACCGGGAACGGACTATCCAGCGGCGCGAGACGCAGGCTTCCGTTGCTGCGGCGTCTAATTAG
- a CDS encoding TetR/AcrR family transcriptional regulator → MESALKRFALHGYHSTKVSDIVADAGVAQGTFYWYFKSKEAIAIEIVQDGRERLLTVIGQGYRKNAGSVQDMVSASEHLLTELFHFAKENRYLMGMLLDGTGFSEVVRQEITVTQMEMEQSFVLNIERATELGMLPATIDAKLRAAFLMSLIEGVLSRWLFRSSPESDAIAVKSAELLAAETARFEFFGLLGI, encoded by the coding sequence ATGGAGTCCGCACTGAAGCGTTTTGCCCTTCATGGTTACCATTCGACGAAAGTATCGGATATTGTAGCGGATGCAGGAGTAGCGCAAGGTACTTTCTATTGGTATTTCAAAAGTAAAGAAGCTATAGCTATAGAAATTGTACAGGATGGCCGGGAGCGGTTGCTTACGGTTATTGGACAAGGCTACCGAAAAAATGCTGGTTCGGTGCAGGATATGGTGTCAGCCTCTGAGCATCTGCTTACCGAGCTCTTCCATTTTGCTAAGGAAAATCGCTATTTAATGGGCATGCTGCTTGATGGCACAGGCTTCAGCGAAGTCGTTAGACAGGAAATAACGGTTACTCAAATGGAGATGGAGCAATCCTTTGTACTCAATATTGAACGCGCCACTGAGCTGGGCATGCTGCCGGCTACCATTGATGCCAAGCTGCGAGCGGCATTTCTGATGAGCCTCATTGAAGGCGTACTGTCCCGTTGGCTGTTTCGCAGCTCGCCGGAAAGCGATGCTATTGCGGTAAAATCTGCGGAATTGCTGGCTGCGGAAACGGCGCGCTTTGAATTTTTCGGCTTATTAGGCATTTAG
- the uvrB gene encoding excinuclease ABC subunit UvrB produces the protein MAEVSNFAPQARNFELKSDYTPQGDQPRAIRQLVEGVEAGERFQTLLGATGTGKTYTIANMIAQVNRPTLVIAHNKTLAAQLCSEFKSFFPDNAVEYFVSYYDYFQPEAYIPSTDTYIEKDSSINEEIDKLRHSSTSSLFERRDVIVVASVSCIYGLGSPKEYGSMLLSLRVGMEKPRDAILHKLVDIQYQRNDINFIRGTFRVRGDIIEIFPVANNERAIRIELFGDEIERITEIDVLTGEIVGEREHVAIFPASHFVTHEDTMKLALVNIERELEERLAELKEAGKLLEAQRLEQRTRYDIEMMSEMGFCSGIENYSGPLTFRERGATPYTLFDYFPDDMLIVIDESHVSLPQIRAMYNGDRARKEMLVNHGFRLPSAMDNRPLKFEEFEAKAKQTIYVSATPGPFELEQCPTMVEQIIRPTGLLDPIIELRPTKGQIDDLLGEIRDRVAKDERVLVTTLTKKMAEDLTDYFKEIGVKVRYLHSDIKTLERIAILRDLRLGVFHVLVGINLLREGLDLPEVSLVAILDADKEGFLRSDRSLIQTIGRAARNSEGRVIMYGDKVTDSMSRAMKETERRRTTQEAFNEKHGVTPQTIRKKVLEVIEATKVAEQKADYLADAGSGKMSKKDRQSMINRLEVEMKDAAKNLQFERAAELRDALLELRAGM, from the coding sequence ATGGCTGAAGTGAGTAATTTTGCACCGCAAGCCCGCAATTTTGAGCTTAAATCCGATTATACGCCGCAAGGCGACCAGCCGCGTGCTATTAGGCAGCTGGTTGAAGGCGTTGAAGCAGGAGAGAGGTTTCAAACGCTGCTGGGTGCGACTGGAACGGGGAAGACCTATACGATTGCCAATATGATTGCGCAGGTTAATCGGCCTACGCTCGTTATTGCGCATAACAAGACGCTCGCAGCGCAGCTGTGCAGCGAATTTAAGTCATTTTTCCCCGATAATGCCGTGGAATATTTCGTCAGCTATTACGACTATTTTCAGCCGGAAGCTTATATTCCTTCAACCGATACCTATATTGAGAAGGATTCGAGCATTAATGAAGAGATCGATAAACTGCGCCACTCTTCGACCAGCTCGCTATTCGAACGAAGAGACGTCATCGTTGTGGCCAGCGTCTCCTGTATTTACGGGTTAGGTTCGCCGAAGGAGTACGGCAGCATGCTGCTGTCGCTGCGCGTGGGGATGGAGAAGCCCCGCGATGCGATTTTGCATAAGCTCGTCGATATTCAATATCAGCGCAACGATATTAACTTTATTCGCGGCACATTCCGTGTCCGCGGCGATATTATAGAGATTTTTCCCGTTGCCAATAATGAGCGGGCGATTAGAATTGAACTGTTCGGCGATGAGATTGAACGGATTACGGAAATCGATGTTCTGACCGGCGAGATCGTGGGCGAGCGCGAGCATGTAGCGATTTTCCCGGCGTCTCACTTCGTTACCCATGAGGATACGATGAAGCTTGCGCTCGTTAATATTGAGCGCGAGCTGGAGGAGCGGCTTGCCGAGCTTAAGGAAGCGGGTAAGCTGCTGGAAGCGCAGCGGCTTGAGCAGCGTACGCGCTATGACATCGAGATGATGAGCGAGATGGGTTTTTGCTCGGGCATTGAGAACTATTCGGGGCCATTGACGTTCCGGGAACGGGGAGCGACACCTTACACGCTCTTCGACTATTTTCCAGATGATATGCTCATTGTTATTGACGAGTCGCATGTATCGCTGCCGCAAATTCGCGCGATGTACAACGGCGACCGGGCAAGGAAGGAAATGCTCGTCAACCATGGCTTCCGGCTGCCATCGGCGATGGACAATCGGCCGCTTAAGTTCGAGGAGTTTGAAGCGAAGGCCAAGCAGACGATTTATGTTTCGGCTACGCCGGGTCCTTTTGAGCTGGAGCAATGTCCAACAATGGTAGAGCAAATTATTCGGCCTACAGGCCTGCTTGATCCGATCATTGAGCTTCGTCCAACGAAGGGGCAAATTGATGATTTGCTAGGCGAAATTCGCGATCGGGTGGCGAAGGATGAGCGGGTATTGGTCACGACGCTGACGAAGAAAATGGCGGAGGACTTAACCGATTATTTTAAGGAAATTGGTGTGAAGGTGCGTTATCTGCACTCGGATATTAAGACGCTGGAGCGGATTGCGATATTGCGTGACCTCAGACTTGGCGTGTTCCACGTGCTGGTTGGCATTAACCTGCTCCGGGAGGGGCTGGATTTGCCTGAAGTATCGCTGGTAGCGATTTTGGACGCGGATAAGGAAGGCTTCCTGCGCTCAGACCGCTCGCTGATACAAACGATTGGACGTGCGGCGCGCAACAGCGAGGGCCGGGTCATCATGTATGGCGATAAAGTGACGGATTCAATGAGCCGTGCGATGAAGGAAACGGAACGTAGGCGGACGACTCAGGAAGCCTTCAACGAGAAGCATGGCGTTACGCCGCAGACGATTCGCAAGAAAGTATTGGAAGTTATTGAAGCGACTAAGGTTGCCGAGCAGAAGGCTGATTATTTGGCGGATGCCGGATCTGGCAAGATGTCGAAGAAGGACCGTCAGTCGATGATTAATAGATTGGAAGTCGAAATGAAGGATGCGGCGAAAAACCTGCAATTTGAGCGGGCGGCCGAGCTTCGGGATGCGTTGTTGGAGCTGCGTGCGGGAATGTAG
- a CDS encoding PDZ domain-containing protein translates to MSRQQVRDGKKPQGRTQEQVGKNEGVYAVNQALALLQQFQLALLQLLVQPFYYVAILFILLQYTKQIKLERQLFAVKLHIWPRLLGRAIVTGLLVGLAVSLIGAFIGVSVTQQSVMWLWGVSALLMLFRIRYLCFAYAAGVLGLLQWIVGFTPLASGEGIAGQAAASLAAMDMTGLFMLVALLHLAEALLVRKQGGKLATPLFLSGKRGKIVGGYMLQSFWPVPLLLLVPIGGGAGADASTTALPWTPLLGADWSQGWTIAALPMIIGFSELTRSMLPEEKAKHAAKGLLLYSVALAAAALLAWWLPVLLPIAALCSLLLHEAIIWHSRRLENASSPLFVHDQRGLRLLGILPQTPAEALGLQAGEIISKVNGVRVHSKTDLHAALHLNSAFCKLEVLNFAGEVKFMQRARYENEHHQLGVILAPDEDANFYAASGPASLLDLLRHKRTAHRRSTSAGPVPVKGAATSEKTTV, encoded by the coding sequence TTGAGTAGACAGCAGGTTAGAGACGGGAAAAAGCCGCAAGGGCGGACACAGGAACAAGTTGGTAAAAATGAAGGAGTGTATGCGGTGAATCAGGCTCTTGCTTTGTTGCAGCAATTCCAGTTGGCGTTGCTTCAACTGCTGGTACAACCTTTTTATTATGTGGCTATTTTATTTATATTGCTCCAATACACGAAGCAGATCAAGCTTGAACGGCAATTGTTCGCCGTTAAGCTGCATATATGGCCCCGGCTGCTCGGCCGGGCAATCGTCACAGGCTTGCTGGTAGGCCTAGCTGTATCTCTCATAGGGGCTTTTATCGGCGTTTCCGTTACGCAGCAGTCGGTCATGTGGCTATGGGGCGTATCCGCGCTGCTGATGCTGTTTCGCATCCGATATTTATGCTTTGCTTATGCGGCTGGCGTACTTGGGCTGCTGCAATGGATCGTTGGGTTTACGCCGCTTGCTTCGGGCGAAGGCATAGCCGGTCAAGCAGCGGCCTCGCTCGCTGCCATGGATATGACAGGGTTGTTCATGCTGGTAGCTCTGCTGCATTTGGCAGAGGCGCTGCTCGTGCGAAAACAGGGCGGCAAGCTGGCGACGCCACTGTTCCTCTCGGGCAAGAGAGGGAAAATTGTCGGCGGCTACATGCTGCAAAGCTTTTGGCCAGTCCCTTTGCTGCTGCTCGTTCCCATTGGCGGAGGTGCGGGTGCAGATGCTTCAACAACAGCATTGCCATGGACACCGCTGCTCGGCGCGGACTGGTCGCAGGGCTGGACAATAGCTGCGCTGCCAATGATTATCGGCTTTAGCGAATTGACACGCTCGATGCTGCCTGAGGAGAAGGCCAAGCACGCTGCGAAAGGCTTGCTGCTTTACAGTGTCGCACTCGCAGCAGCAGCTTTGCTGGCTTGGTGGCTGCCCGTGCTGCTGCCCATTGCCGCGCTTTGCTCGCTGCTGCTCCATGAAGCGATTATCTGGCACAGCCGCAGGCTGGAAAATGCCAGCAGCCCGCTATTCGTTCATGACCAGCGCGGCTTGCGCCTGTTAGGTATTTTGCCGCAAACGCCGGCTGAGGCGCTGGGGCTTCAGGCAGGCGAGATTATTTCGAAGGTTAATGGCGTTCGCGTGCATTCGAAAACAGATCTGCATGCCGCGCTTCATCTCAACTCGGCTTTCTGCAAGCTGGAAGTGCTGAACTTTGCGGGAGAAGTAAAGTTTATGCAGCGTGCGCGTTATGAAAATGAGCATCATCAGCTCGGGGTTATTTTGGCGCCAGATGAGGATGCGAATTTCTATGCGGCATCGGGCCCAGCTTCGCTGCTTGATTTGTTGAGGCACAAGCGAACTGCGCATCGCCGGAGCACATCAGCAGGGCCAGTCCCTGTGAAAGGCGCTGCTACTAGCGAGAAAACAACAGTATAG
- a CDS encoding S41 family peptidase — MQFRGRTVIAFVMITMLASVLVTLVVARDLVVGSYQASGSAPAAAETSGQHDLNEAEIDKMNAVLDLIETKYVKKTDREELVDGAVKGMLESLDDPYSVYMEKTSAQHFSESIEGSFTGIGAEVTLQNGKLVVVSPIKGSPAERAGLLAKDVVISVNGEKLEGLGLNEAVDKIRGPKGTKAKLQIQRTGTSESIQLILIRDDIDVETVYAHLSDDRIGVIEIRQFSLNTAERFKEELARLEQEAKQQSAGQAQVQSGAGGSEGAADKGQQGLKGLVIDVRNNPGGVLPVVVEIAEQFIAKGDAIVQVEDRDGKREKTLSKGSSKAYPVAVVMNKGSASASEILAGALGEEAGAILVGETTFGKGTVQVSYNKALGDGSLVKMTIAKWLTPEGIWIHEKGVEPTVAVAPPSLYTVARLTINETLQRDMNNEQIRSAQIMLKGLGYEPKRDDGYFNEETVQAVKQFQRESSLAVTGKLDKTTATALEKAVVAWIKDKNNDVQLREAIERVGRK, encoded by the coding sequence ATGCAGTTTAGAGGCCGTACAGTCATTGCTTTTGTAATGATTACGATGCTCGCTTCTGTTCTGGTCACGCTTGTAGTGGCTCGCGATCTTGTCGTGGGCAGCTATCAGGCGTCAGGCTCCGCTCCGGCAGCTGCCGAAACTAGCGGGCAACATGATCTGAATGAAGCCGAGATTGACAAAATGAATGCGGTGCTGGATTTGATTGAAACCAAATACGTGAAGAAGACGGATCGTGAAGAGCTGGTAGATGGCGCAGTCAAAGGCATGCTGGAATCGCTGGATGACCCTTACTCCGTTTATATGGAGAAGACATCGGCGCAGCATTTTTCCGAATCCATCGAAGGGTCCTTCACAGGTATTGGTGCGGAAGTGACGCTGCAAAACGGCAAGCTGGTCGTTGTATCACCGATCAAAGGCTCCCCTGCCGAACGGGCGGGACTGCTGGCGAAGGATGTCGTCATTTCGGTTAATGGAGAGAAGCTGGAGGGCCTTGGACTGAATGAGGCGGTAGACAAAATTCGCGGACCGAAAGGGACGAAGGCCAAGCTGCAAATCCAGCGGACAGGCACCAGCGAATCGATCCAGCTGATTTTAATTCGGGATGATATTGATGTGGAAACCGTATATGCCCATTTGTCCGATGACCGGATTGGTGTCATTGAAATTCGTCAGTTTTCGCTCAATACGGCCGAACGCTTCAAGGAAGAGCTTGCTCGTCTGGAGCAGGAAGCGAAGCAGCAGTCAGCAGGGCAGGCTCAGGTACAGTCTGGCGCCGGGGGCAGCGAAGGAGCAGCCGATAAGGGCCAGCAGGGGCTTAAGGGCCTCGTAATTGACGTCCGCAATAATCCTGGCGGCGTATTGCCGGTCGTAGTGGAAATTGCCGAGCAGTTTATTGCGAAGGGCGATGCAATTGTTCAGGTGGAGGATCGCGACGGCAAGCGGGAAAAGACATTGTCCAAGGGGAGCAGCAAAGCTTACCCAGTTGCCGTAGTCATGAACAAAGGAAGCGCCAGCGCCTCGGAAATATTGGCAGGAGCGCTTGGCGAGGAAGCCGGTGCGATACTTGTCGGCGAGACGACATTCGGCAAAGGAACGGTACAGGTCAGCTATAATAAAGCGCTGGGCGATGGCAGTCTGGTAAAAATGACGATTGCCAAGTGGCTGACGCCGGAAGGCATCTGGATTCATGAGAAGGGCGTTGAGCCGACTGTTGCCGTAGCTCCGCCTTCGCTTTACACTGTTGCGCGGCTGACCATAAACGAAACGCTGCAGCGTGATATGAACAATGAGCAAATTCGCAGTGCGCAAATTATGCTTAAGGGGCTTGGTTATGAGCCGAAGCGTGACGATGGTTATTTCAATGAGGAAACCGTGCAGGCGGTCAAGCAATTCCAGAGAGAATCGAGTCTGGCGGTGACGGGAAAACTGGACAAGACTACAGCGACAGCATTGGAGAAAGCAGTTGTTGCTTGGATTAAAGACAAGAACAACGATGTGCAGCTTCGGGAAGCGATTGAACGTGTAGGCAGGAAATAA
- a CDS encoding transporter substrate-binding domain-containing protein has product MRIQMKKSTLLMMTAILLLAVIVAGCGSKNGNSGNAGSASPTAEAETAAPSNLLEQVKQAGVLKVGLMGTYAPYNFLNDNKEIDGFDADIAKEIAKRLGVKAEFVAQEFSGMIAGLQAKKFDVVISQMTITDERKEQMDFTEPYITNSVKIIVAEKNDTITKLADFKGKNIGVGLGTNDETYLRKTVLPEVGDFTIKTYDDVITSLKDLNAGRIDATINNMYALKPIVEKNGFKIKAVGDPIKSDNAGIAVRKDNPEFRDALNEALKAMKADGTYKTIFVKWFGEEPAAE; this is encoded by the coding sequence ATGAGGATTCAAATGAAAAAATCAACGTTATTGATGATGACAGCTATTTTGCTGCTGGCGGTTATTGTGGCGGGCTGTGGCTCGAAGAACGGCAACAGCGGTAATGCGGGCTCGGCTTCGCCGACTGCGGAAGCAGAAACAGCTGCTCCTTCCAATCTGCTGGAGCAAGTGAAACAAGCAGGCGTTCTCAAGGTAGGTTTGATGGGAACCTATGCGCCGTATAACTTTTTAAACGACAACAAGGAAATAGATGGCTTTGATGCCGATATTGCAAAAGAAATCGCCAAGCGCCTTGGCGTAAAAGCTGAGTTTGTTGCACAGGAGTTTTCCGGTATGATTGCCGGACTGCAGGCGAAGAAATTTGACGTCGTCATTAGCCAAATGACGATTACCGACGAGCGCAAGGAGCAAATGGATTTTACAGAACCGTACATTACGAACTCTGTAAAAATCATCGTAGCCGAAAAAAACGATACGATCACGAAGCTGGCTGATTTTAAAGGCAAAAATATTGGCGTAGGCCTGGGTACGAACGACGAAACCTATCTTCGCAAAACGGTGCTGCCTGAAGTTGGCGACTTCACCATTAAAACCTATGATGATGTCATTACGTCGCTGAAGGATCTGAATGCCGGACGTATTGATGCGACTATTAACAATATGTATGCCCTGAAACCAATCGTCGAGAAAAATGGCTTCAAAATCAAAGCGGTTGGCGATCCAATTAAATCGGACAACGCAGGCATTGCAGTTCGCAAAGATAACCCGGAATTCCGTGACGCGCTGAACGAAGCTTTGAAGGCGATGAAAGCCGACGGCACGTATAAAACTATTTTTGTGAAATGGTTCGGCGAAGAGCCAGCGGCTGAATAA
- a CDS encoding amino acid ABC transporter permease has translation MNLVFENFSFLLKGAYYTLLLTVMSMFFGLIIGGVVAIARLKGNRPIRLLARGYVSIIRGTPVLIQIFVVYYGLADYKIILGPLTAATIALSINVGAYLSETFRGAILSIPKGQMEAAYATGMTSWQALYRIVLPQAARVAIPPMGNTFIGMLKETSLVSAITVTELLRQATLLIAQYYVYMPFYVGIGVMYWVMSTAFSAILEAIEKRLSKAY, from the coding sequence ATGAATCTCGTTTTTGAAAATTTCTCTTTTCTGTTGAAGGGCGCGTATTACACGCTACTGCTTACGGTTATGTCGATGTTTTTTGGGCTCATAATCGGAGGAGTAGTAGCTATTGCCCGTTTGAAGGGTAACCGTCCCATTCGGCTATTGGCACGGGGATATGTCTCGATTATTCGTGGAACCCCGGTGCTTATCCAAATTTTTGTCGTTTATTATGGGTTGGCGGACTATAAAATTATATTAGGGCCACTGACGGCAGCAACGATTGCACTTAGTATTAATGTGGGTGCGTATTTGTCGGAAACGTTTCGTGGAGCGATTTTGTCGATTCCAAAAGGGCAAATGGAGGCTGCATATGCAACGGGCATGACCTCTTGGCAGGCGCTTTATCGAATCGTGCTTCCGCAGGCGGCAAGGGTAGCCATTCCACCAATGGGAAATACGTTTATTGGAATGCTTAAGGAGACATCGCTCGTTTCAGCTATTACTGTAACCGAGTTGCTGCGTCAGGCGACTTTGCTTATAGCACAATATTACGTCTATATGCCGTTTTATGTGGGAATTGGAGTTATGTATTGGGTGATGAGCACCGCTTTTTCAGCTATTTTAGAAGCGATTGAGAAGCGCTTGTCCAAAGCTTATTAA